A window of the Desulfobacula toluolica Tol2 genome harbors these coding sequences:
- a CDS encoding acyl-CoA synthetase, whose protein sequence is MKELFKEVIRINMMEDALATQECAKKLFIQLNAMEIPEYFNWASDIFEDLHVKENPDKKALIWTDLDTRETKTYSYGTLFQKANQLINFFHKSGVEKGDSLYMMTPNLPENWFACLGCIKAGIVSVPTATTMTQRELEFRFEIYPPNVVVADQASADLIDKALEEIKFQPKLKLVLGQKAGWTCFDVIENESFDAKAAKTKSDDILFCFFTSGTTGLPKRVGHTAVSYPVGHLSTAVMIGVRPDDIHHNLSAPGWAKWCWSSFFAPFNVGATTIGFKYSFLDGEQYLDAVSRHKVTTFCAPPTVWRTFVNMNLDSFDLSCLRNSVSAGEPLNSDVIEKWKKYTKTQIRDIYGQTESTAMIGTPPWKKENIRPGSFGNPFFMYDMALADDEGNEITQADQVGHIVVKLNNWRPIGLFSEYIGNPEKMSSVFVDNYYYTGDRASFDEDGYWWFVGRADDVIKSSDYRIGPFEVESALVEHPAVSEAAVVGSPDPNRYQLVKAYVILNPNYQASRELALELFKHTVTILPKFKIPRMIEFVPEVPKTISGKIRRIELRQIEITKHGNSVDEGIKEYFYWDFPELSSKKK, encoded by the coding sequence ATGAAAGAGCTTTTTAAAGAGGTTATCAGGATAAATATGATGGAAGACGCCTTGGCCACTCAAGAGTGTGCCAAAAAATTATTTATCCAATTAAATGCAATGGAGATCCCTGAATATTTTAATTGGGCCTCAGACATATTTGAAGATCTTCATGTCAAAGAAAATCCAGATAAAAAAGCTTTGATCTGGACGGATCTTGATACCAGAGAGACCAAAACATATTCTTATGGAACTCTATTTCAAAAGGCGAATCAGCTGATCAACTTTTTCCATAAATCAGGCGTTGAAAAAGGGGATAGCCTCTATATGATGACGCCGAACTTGCCTGAGAACTGGTTTGCCTGTCTGGGGTGTATCAAGGCCGGAATAGTGAGCGTTCCAACGGCAACGACAATGACTCAAAGAGAGTTGGAATTTCGGTTTGAAATTTATCCTCCCAATGTGGTTGTGGCTGATCAAGCATCGGCAGATCTTATTGATAAAGCTCTCGAAGAAATAAAATTTCAACCCAAACTTAAATTGGTTTTAGGACAAAAGGCAGGATGGACATGCTTTGATGTGATTGAAAATGAATCTTTTGATGCCAAAGCAGCAAAGACAAAATCTGACGATATCCTTTTTTGCTTTTTTACCTCGGGAACAACCGGACTTCCCAAGCGTGTCGGGCACACAGCAGTATCATATCCTGTGGGACATTTGTCAACTGCTGTAATGATTGGTGTCAGGCCGGATGATATTCATCACAACCTGAGCGCCCCTGGATGGGCAAAGTGGTGCTGGTCAAGTTTTTTTGCCCCTTTTAATGTCGGTGCCACAACAATCGGGTTTAAATATTCATTTCTGGATGGCGAACAATATCTTGATGCAGTCTCAAGGCATAAAGTGACAACTTTTTGCGCCCCTCCGACTGTATGGAGAACTTTTGTGAATATGAATCTTGACTCTTTTGACCTGTCTTGCCTGCGAAACTCGGTCAGTGCAGGTGAGCCTTTGAATTCCGATGTGATTGAAAAATGGAAAAAATATACAAAAACACAAATCAGAGATATTTATGGTCAGACAGAATCAACAGCCATGATTGGAACTCCTCCATGGAAGAAAGAAAATATAAGGCCAGGATCTTTTGGAAATCCGTTTTTTATGTATGATATGGCATTGGCTGATGATGAAGGCAATGAGATCACTCAGGCGGACCAAGTGGGGCATATTGTGGTCAAACTGAACAACTGGAGACCAATCGGACTTTTTTCAGAATATATCGGTAATCCTGAAAAAATGAGTTCTGTATTTGTTGATAATTATTATTATACCGGGGACCGTGCATCCTTTGATGAGGACGGGTATTGGTGGTTTGTGGGAAGAGCCGATGATGTGATTAAATCTTCAGATTACAGGATTGGTCCATTTGAAGTTGAAAGTGCCCTTGTAGAACATCCTGCCGTGTCGGAAGCCGCAGTTGTAGGTTCGCCTGATCCAAACCGGTATCAGCTTGTAAAAGCCTATGTGATTTTAAATCCAAATTATCAGGCATCCAGGGAACTGGCGCTGGAACTTTTTAAACATACTGTTACCATTTTGCCAAAATTTAAGATTCCCAGGATGATAGAATTTGTTCCTGAGGTTCCAAAAACCATAAGTGGTAAAATCAGGAGAATTGAATTACGGCAGATTGAAATTACCAAACACGGCAATTCGGTTGATGAAGGCATTAAAGAATATTTTTATTGGGATTTTCCGGAACTGAGTTCTAAAAAAAAATAA